A genomic window from Solanum stenotomum isolate F172 chromosome 10, ASM1918654v1, whole genome shotgun sequence includes:
- the LOC125842751 gene encoding uncharacterized protein LOC125842751, with translation MAIDICADHPRSFWNRKKHIVTLPYEDNFSEDDIPTKSRPCQMNAELVEFCKKEIDNLLQKGLIKPSKSPWSCTAFYANNATEKECGVPRMYPPWVTKGQGKNNNPRGWGRSSSGSSYGSSSNSPIL, from the exons atggccattgatatttgtgctgatcaTCCTAGATCTTTTTGGAATCGGAAAAAGCATATTGTGACCCTTCCATATGAAGATAATTTCTCTGAGGACGATATTCCTACAAAATCACGCCCTTGCCAGATGAACGCCGAATTGGTTGAATTCTGCAAgaaagaaattgataatttattacaaaagggTTTAATAAAACCTTCCAAATCACCTTGGTCTTGTACTGCTTTTTATGCTAATAATGCAACAGAAAAAGAATGCGGTGTTcccag GATGTACCCTCCTTGGGTAACCAAGGGTCAAGGCAAGAATAATAACCCTCGTGGATGGGGAAGATCATCGTCAGGATCATCATATGGATCCTCATCCAACTCTCCGATTCTATAA